In Corvus moneduloides isolate bCorMon1 chromosome 3, bCorMon1.pri, whole genome shotgun sequence, one DNA window encodes the following:
- the CENPW gene encoding centromere protein W, whose amino-acid sequence MKRTAPRSTLRKIIKKHKPQLRLAANADLLVHLNFLVFLHRLAEEARTNAFENKSKIIKPEHTISAAKVILKKSRG is encoded by the exons atgaagcGCACGGCGCCCCGCAGCACTTTGCGGAAAATAATAAAGAAGCACAAGCCGCAGTTACGCCTGGCGGCGAACGCCGACCTGCTg GTTCATTTGAACTTCTTAGTTTTTCTCCACCGGCTAGCAGAAGAAGCCAGGACAAATGCTTTTgagaataaaagtaaaataattaaacccGAGCACACCATATCTGCAGCAAAG gttattttaaagaaaagcagaggctAG